The following coding sequences lie in one Arachis stenosperma cultivar V10309 chromosome 5, arast.V10309.gnm1.PFL2, whole genome shotgun sequence genomic window:
- the LOC130982661 gene encoding tubulin alpha-2 chain-like has protein sequence MRECISIHIGQAGIQVGNACWELYCLEHGIQPDGQMPGDKTVGGGDDAFNTFFSETGAGKHVPRAVFVDLEPTVIDEVRTGTYRQLFHPEQLISGKEDAANNFARGHYTIGKEIVDLCLDRIRKLADNCTGLQGFLVFNAVGGGTGSGLGSLLLERLSVDYGKKSKLGFTVYPSPQVSTSVVEPYNSVLSTHSLLEHTDVAVLLDNEAIYDICRRSLDIDRPTYTNLNRLVSQVISSLTASLRFDGALNVDVTEFQTNLVPYPRIHFMLSSYAPVISAEKAYHEQLSVNEITNSAFEPSSMMAKCDPRHGKYMACCLMYRGDVVPKDVNAAVATIKTKRTIQFVDWCPTGFKCGINYQPPTVVPGGDLAKVQRAVCMISNSTSVAEVFSRIDHKFDLMYAKRAFVHWYVGEGMEEGEFSEAREDLAALEKDYEEVGAEATEGDEGEEGEEY, from the exons ATGAGAGAGTGCATTTCGATCCACATTGGTCAGGCCGGTATTCAGGTCGGAAATGCTTGCTGGGAGCTCTACTGCCTCGAACACGGCATTCAG CCTGATGGCCAGATGCCAGGTGATAAGACCGTTGGGGGAGGTGATGATGCTTTCAACACCTTCTTCAGTGAAACTGGAGCTGGAAAGCATGTACCCCGTGCAGTTTTTGTAGATCTTGAGCCCACTGTCATTGATGAAGTGAGGACTGGCACATATCGTCAACTATTCCATCCTGAGCAACTCATTAGCGGAAAGGAGGACGCGGCAAACAACTTTGCCCGTGGCCACTATACCA TTGGGAAGGAGATAGTTGATCTTTGCTTGGACCGTATCAGAAAGCTTGCAGATAACTGTACTGGTCTGCAAGGTTTTCTGGTGTTCAATGCCGTAGGTGGTGGCACTGGTTCtggccttggatcccttttgcTGGAGAGGCTTTCAGTGGATTATGGCAAGAAGTCCAAGCTTGGTTTCACTGTCTATCCTTCACCACAGGTTTCAACTTCTGTTGTTGAGCCTTACAACAGTGTCCTCTCTACCCATTCCCTTCTTGAGCACACTGATGTTGCTGTGTTGCTCGACAATGAAGCCATATATGATATTTGCAGGCGCTCCCTTGACATTGACCGACCAACCTACACTAACCTCAATCGCCTTGTCTCTCAA GTGATTTCATCGCTGACAGCCTCTCTGCGGTTTGATGGTGCGCTGAACGTTGATGTCACCGAGTTCCAAACTAACTTGGTACCATACCCCAGGATCCACTTCATGCTTTCATCCTATGCACCTGTGATCTCAGCAGAGAAGGCATACCATGAACAACTATCAGTGAATGAAATCACCAACAGCGCATTCGAGCCATCTTCTATGATGGCAAAATGTGATCCACGCCATGGAAAATATATGGCTTGCTGTCTCATGTACAGAGGTGATGTGGTGCCTAAAGATGTCAATGCAGCTGTGGCAACTATTAAGACCAAGCGCACTATTCAATTTGTTGACTGGTGCCCCACTGGATTCAAATGCGGAATCAATTATCAACCTCCAACTGTTGTTCCAGGAGGTGATCTTGCCAAGGTGCAGAGGGCTGTTTGCATGATCTCAAACTCCACCAGTGTTGCCGAGGTTTTCTCCCGCATTGACCACAAATTCGACCTTATGTATGCAAAGAGGGCCTTCGTTCACTGGTACGTTGGTGAGGGGATGGAAGAGGGTGAGTTCTCTGAGGCTCGTGAAGATCTTGCTGCCCTTGAGAAGGACTATGAGGAGGTTGGTGCAGAGGCTACAGAAGGTGATGAAGGTGAAGAAGGAGAGGAGTATTGA
- the LOC130982311 gene encoding uncharacterized protein LOC130982311, with amino-acid sequence MEKNKYQILGSASGQQPPTNEPQGNKQKGQANVTVLPNSKQQQQLSIAPKPYTPQSATEQFLAMTMPTNQWQQAQMFAQLTTPPPPTYWQPQWPSGVAPFMGSNFPPIYQPFPPNGTTDPSCQGVGTSSTTRPLVPDMHYPIPYPYPGFPGPCDPSSWLSQMQQLQHLYAYNFPGAHGYSSAAPTAPGFSASGEQSSHKGIIRPPANLSQKHQQLWEAQSAENVQLWSIIDKLQAEVSDYKVRLTRLEEEVSSLKQKAAVPPHNEVKGNIPKAAVPPRNEVKGNIPLGEVNGNIPFGTGQPRKRGRPRKRPLDILYPYPIHQESQPQTQCRKPAPPIKPHFEIKPSLFEKVILKPHDQGVPNHSTMAKQQTNEKILDAVTPEVSGNIQNNQGKSLLPTHGSEVYQEYQGPQSYASGSAYASGAWVSFKNLDMVTAYCVLPNPKEVRWSNGIVSARYRGDTDKGSHGGTHCIPIQNSAKELLNAASKGHFHNGIVIKQEQEEGAKVSSPGQSSANETEEVEDTNSGSAEDENEDEMEDDTGSSAEETDVPKDEGECTMNNS; translated from the exons ATGGAAAAGAACAAGTATCAGATTCTGGGTTCCGCTTCTGGTCAACAACCTCCGACAAATGAACCGCAG GGCAACAAACAGAAAGGCCAAGCAAATGTGACAGTTTTGCCTAACTCAAAACAACAGCAGCAGCTATCCATTGCCCCTAAACCCTACACTCCTCAAAGTGCTACAGAACAGTTCCTGGCAATGACCATGCCCACCAATCAGTGGCAACAAGCTCAGATGTTTGCACAGTTAACAACACCGCCACCACCAACCTATTGGCAACCTCAGTGGCCTTCTGGTGTTGCTCCATTTATGGGATCAAATTTTCCCCCAATTTATCAGCCATTCCCTCCTAATGGCACCACTGATCCTAGCTGCCAAGGTGTTGGAACTTCCTCAACTACGCGGCCTCTAGTTCCGGATATGCATTACCCTATTCCCTACCCGTATCCTGGATTTCCAG GTCCTTGTGATCCATCATCTTGGTTGAGTCAAATGCAGCAATTACAGCATCTCTATGCTTACAATTTTCCTGGTGCACATGGCTATTCTTCGGCAGCTCCTACTGCGCCTGGCTTCTCAGCTTCTGGAGAGCAATCTTCCCATAAAGGAATTATCAGACCACCTGCAAATCTTTCTCAGAAGCACCAGCAACTCTGGGAAGCTCAG TCAGCAGAGAATGTCCAGCTCTGGAGCATAATAGATAAATTGCAGGCTGAAGTTTCCGATTACAAGGTTCGTCTCACAAGGCTTGAAGAAGAAGTTTCATCACTCAAACAAAAAGCAGCAGTGCCTCCCCATAATGAAGTTAAGGGTAATATCCCTAAAGCGGCAGTGCCTCCCCGTAATGAAGTTAAAGGTAATATCCCTTTAGGGGAAGTTAATGGAAATATCCCTTTTGGAACAGGACAGCCACGAAAGAGAGGGAGGCCACGTAAGCGGCCACTGGATATACTGTATCCGTATCCAATCCATCAAGAATCTCAACCACAAACTCAGTGTAGAAAGCCAGCGCCACCAATTAAGCCTCACTTTGAAATTAAGCCATCTCTCTTTGAGAAAGTTATCCTTAAGCCACATGATCAAGGCGTGCCAAATCACTCTACAATGGCAAAGCAGCAAACCAATGAAAAGATCCTAGATGCGGTAACGCCAGAAGTGAGTGGCAACATCCAAAACAATCAAGGCAAATCATTGTTGCCTACACACGGAAGCGAAGTTTATCAGGAATATCAGGGACCCCAATCATATGCTAGTGGAAGCGCTTATGCTTCGGGAGCATGggttagttttaaaaatttagacaTGGTAACAGCCTATTGTGTACTTCCAAATCCAAAAGAAGTACGATGGAGTAACGGGATTGTTTCGGCTAGATACCGAGGAGATACTGATAAAGGGAGTCATGGGGGAACTCATTGCATACCCATTCAAAACTCTGCTAAGGAACTGTTAAATGCAGCAAGTAAAGGTCATTTCCATAATGGCATTGTTAtcaaacaagaacaagaagaaggaGCAAAGGTATCATCACCTGGACAGAGTTCTGCTAATGAAACAGAGGAGGTGGAAGATACTAATTCAGGATCAGCCGAAGATGAAAATGAGGATGAAATGGAAGATGACACTGGCTCCAGTGCTGAAGAAACTGATGTGCCTAAAGATGAGGGTGAGTGCACCATGAATAATAGTTGA
- the LOC130979873 gene encoding LRR receptor-like serine/threonine-protein kinase HSL2, with protein sequence MPQHIFNPVRFLLLVLLCSIRLTQGMSLSLSLTRGTQILQQVKNTELQDQNDSLKNWSLDAHSTSPCNWTGITCDARNQAVLSIDLSETGVSGSFPSGFCRIQTLQTLNLASNFLGGAISSESLSLCSHLRLLNLSDNLFVGPLPGFSPEFSQLTELDLSKNNFSGEIPASFGRFPNVNVLVLSGNLLNGTIPPFLGNLSALVHLELAYNPLKPGSLPSQIGNLSNLEILFLAQNNLIGEIPDSIGNLMKLKNLDLSQNSLSGKIPSSISRLKSVKQIELFYNQLSGEVPRGIGNLTSLVRLDLSQNALTGTLPDSVAALRLNSLNLNDNLLSGEIPISLSSNPKLQQLKLFNNSFTGKLPEDLGRYSELEEFDVSTNDFAGELPKYLCQGNKLQRFLTFTNRFSGTIPDQYGDCDSLEYVRIENNQFSGQVPPKFWSLPKLQLLQMDNNRFEGSVSSSISSARGITVLLLSGNSFSGNIPREFCELDQLVKIDVSKNRFSGEVPGCITGLKRLQKLRMQNNAFSGDIPGNVSSWTELTELNLSHNQFSGSIPPKLGDLPQLTYLDLAGNLLTGEIPVELTKLTLNQFNISDNKLYGEVPSGFNHQVYLSGLMGNPGLCSSVIKELSPCSRRRPFSIIAILALSASVVLLLLSLFCFLKKTKSIHFGAKSKRSFKTTTFQRVAFNEEDIFPLLTDENVIASGSSGRVYRVNLAKTGQKVAVKKLWGGGRQQPDTETELVFRSEIETLGMIRHANIVKLLFSCSGDDFRILAYEYMENGSLGDVLHGEKCGELLDWNKRFEIAVGAAMGLAYLHHDCVPAIVHRDVKSNNILLDHEFRPRVADFGLAKTLQREAGEGGAGAGAMSRVAGSYGYIAPEYAYTLKVTEKSDVYSFGVVLMELITGKRPNDPSFGENKDIVRWVTETALLSSVEEENGSFEGGHDHIDIIAKIVDPRLNPATCDYQEFEKVLNVALLCTSVFPINRPSMRRVVELLKDHKLPCPKL encoded by the exons ATGCCGCAACACATTTTCAACCCTGTGCGATTCTTGCTACTGGTTTTACTATGCTCAATTCGTTTGACTCAAGGGATGTCGCTTTCACTTTCTCTCACAAGAGGCACCCAGATTTTGCAGCAAGTGAAGAACACTGAGCTTCAAGACCAAAACGACAGCCTCAAAAACTGGTCACTCGACGCACACAGCACTAGTCCTTGCAACTGGACCGGCATTACCTGCGACGCACGGAACCAAGCGGTTCTCTCCATCGACCTCTCCGAAACCGGCGTCTCCGGCTCTTTCCCATCCGGTTTTTGCCGCATTCAGACTCTCCAAACCCTCAACCTCGCTTCCAACTTTCTAGGCGGCGCCATCTCCTCTGAATCACTCTCTCTGTGTTCCCACCTCCGCCTCTTGAACCTCTCTGACAACCTCTTCGTCGGACCTCTGCCGGGATTCTCACCGGAATTTTCTCAACTAACAGAACTCGACCTCTCAAAGAACAACTTCAGCGGCGAAATTCCGGCCAGTTTCGGCCGGTTCCCGAACGTGAACGTGCTCGTTCTATCAGGGAACCTTCTCAATGGAACCATTCCTCCATTCTTGGGGAACCTCAGTGCGCTAGTTCATCTTGAACTCGCGTATAACCCATTGAAACCAGGATCATTACCTTCACAAATAGGAAACCTCTCTAACCTGGAAATTCTGTTCCTCGCACAAAATAACCTCATAGGTGAAATACCAGACTCCATTGGAAACCTCATGAAGCTCAAGAACTTGGATTTGTCTCAGAACTCATTGTCAGGTAAGATCCCAAGCAGCATTTCAAGATTGAAGAGTGTGAAGCAAATAGAGCTATTCTATAACCAGCTTTCTGGCGAAGTTCCACGTGGCATAGGAAACCTCACAAGTTTGGTTCGTTTGGACCTCTCTCAGAACGCTCTCACGGGAACACTGCCAGATTCAGTTGCTGCATTGCGCCTTAATTCTCTTAACTTGAACGACAACCTTCTCAGTGGAGAAATCCCTATTAGTCTATCTTCGAACCCTAAGTTGCAGCAATTGAAGCTCTTCAACAACAGTTTCACCGGGAAACTACCGGAAGATCTCGGAAGATACTCTGAGTTAGAGGAATTCGATGTCTCAACCAATGATTTCGCCGGTGAATTGCCCAAGTACCTTTGCCAAGGGAACAAGCTTCAGCGTTTCCTCACTTTCACGAATCGATTTTCCGGAACTATTCCTGATCAATACGGAGACTGTGATTCTCTTGAATATGTCAGAATCGAGAACAACCAGTTCTCCGGTCAAGTACCACCGAAGTTCTGGAGCCTCCCGAAGCTTCAGCTTCTTCAAATGGATAACAATAGGTTTGAAGGTTCTGTCTCTTCTTCTATATCCAGCGCCAGGGGAATCACTGTTCTTCTTTTATCCGGTAACAGCTTCTCAGGGAATATTCCGAGGGAATTTTGCGAACTCGATCAGCTTGTGAAGATTGACGTCAGCAAGAACAGGTTTTCCGGCGAAGTTCCCGGTTGCATAACAGGGTTGAAAAGGTTGCAGAAGCTTAGGATGCAGAACAACGCGTTCTCCGGTGATATTCCCGGTAATGTGAGCTCATGGACCGAGTTGACTGAGTTGAACTTGTCTCATAACCAGTTCTCCGGTTCCATCCCGCCAAAACTCGGTGACTTGCCGCAGTTGACTTACCTTGATCTCGCCGGAAACTTGCTGACAGGTGAGATTCCGGTGGAGCTGACGAAACTCACACTCAATCAATTCAATATATCTGACAACAAATTGTACGGAGAAGTTCCTTCAGGTTTCAACCACCAAGTTTACTTGTCAGGTCTAATGGGAAACCCTGGTCTCTGTAGCTCAGTTATTAAAGAGCTTTCTCCTTGTTCCAGACGCAGACCCTTTTCCATCATTGCTATACTTGCTTTATCTGCAAGTGTAGTGCTCCTTCTGCTGTCTTTGTTCTGTTTCTTGAAGAAAACAAAGTCAATTCATTTTGGTGCCAAGTCCAAGCGTTCATTCAAGACAACAACTTTCCAACGGGTTGCTTTCAACGAAGAAGATATATTTCCCTTGTTAACTGATGAGAATGTGATTGCTTCTGGAAGTTCCGGTCGGGTCTACAGAGTGAACCTTGCCAAGACGGGTCAGAAAGTGGCGGTGAAGAAGCTTTGGGGAGGAGGAAGACAACAGCCAGACACGGAGACTGAATTGGTGTTCAGATCGGAGATTGAGACGTTGGGGATGATCCGGCATGCTAACATTGTGAAGCTGTTGTTCAGTTGCAGTGGTGATGATTTCAGGATATTGGCATATGAGTACATGGAAAATGGAAGCTTGGGTGATGTTTTGCATGGGGAGAAGTGTGGTGAGTTGTTAGATTGGAACAAGAGGTTTGAAATTGCTGTGGGTGCGGCTATGGGTTTGGCTTATTTGCACCATGATTGTGTGCCTGCTATAGTTCATAGGGATGTGAAGAGCAATAACATATTGCTTGATCATGAGTTTAGGCCTCGTGTAGCAGATTTTGGGCTTGCTAAGACCTTGCAGCGTGAGGCTGGTGAGGGAGGTGCTGGTGCCGGTGCCATGTCCAGGGTTGCTGGATCATATGGTTACATTGCCCCGG AGTATGCTTATACGCTCAAAGTAACTGAAAAGAGTGATGTGTACAGTTTTGGTGTGGTTTTGATGGAACTGATCACGGGCAAGAGGCCAAATGACCCTTCCTTTGGTGAGAACAAGGACATAGTGAGATGGGTTACTGAGACTGCTTTGCTATCATCtgttgaagaagaaaatggcAGTTTTGAGGGTGGTCACGATCATATTGATATCATCGCTAAGATTGTGGACCCAAGATTGAACCCAGCAACTTGTGATTATCAAGAGTTTGAGAAAGTTCTAAATGTGGCCCTACTTTGCACCTCAGTGTTTCCCATTAACAGACCCTCAATGAGAAGGGTGGTTGAATTGCTCAAGGACCATAAGCTGCCTTGTCCCAAGTTATGA